A window from Verrucomicrobiota bacterium encodes these proteins:
- a CDS encoding anthranilate synthase component I family protein, which produces MHPLIHEAATSHTPESLVARLAGEPGVVLLRSHGSDPGQSRYSFVTARPMLTFRSFASRCEITTSRTPDARPQTQFGNPWRVLDSLMSRYELLDAPDLPFPLGGCFGYWGYDLKNFVEPKLSRRAVDDLELPDSHVGFHDSLVVFDHRLGKTWIIATGLGVDGSRSEERTKRQFEFWEEILGHEDLSNSPSPALPARPPLTPSLSPRPARGEGARRAGEGCADDGFTATDGAVRVRSNLTRAAFLARVERAQHYIRHGHIYQVNLSQRLSTPSVLGGWELFERLCDVSPAPFASFLDCGDFQIASSSPELFLRLSGALIATRPIKGTRPRSTDATRDAQLTYELQTSAKEMAELVMITDLLRNDLGRVCEFGSVQVPELVRLERFAQVQHLVSTVEGRLRAGVTHFAALASCFPGGSITGAPKFRAMEIIDELEPVARGPYTGCHGYLGFNRESQLSITIRTAVRTTDATHFNVGAGIVADSVPETEYEETLAKARGFLAALALDVPLNPAPALRRTQSPA; this is translated from the coding sequence ATGCACCCGCTGATCCACGAAGCCGCCACGTCACACACGCCCGAGTCGCTCGTTGCGCGACTCGCGGGCGAGCCGGGTGTCGTGCTGCTTCGCAGTCACGGGTCTGACCCGGGACAATCGCGTTACTCGTTCGTCACCGCGCGGCCGATGCTGACGTTCCGCTCGTTCGCGTCGCGCTGCGAGATCACCACCTCGCGGACGCCTGACGCGAGACCGCAAACCCAGTTCGGCAACCCGTGGCGCGTGCTCGACTCGCTGATGTCGCGTTACGAGTTGCTCGACGCCCCCGACTTGCCCTTCCCGCTCGGAGGGTGCTTCGGCTATTGGGGCTACGATCTCAAGAACTTCGTCGAGCCCAAGCTGTCGCGCCGCGCCGTGGACGACCTCGAATTGCCCGACAGTCACGTGGGGTTTCACGACAGCCTCGTCGTGTTCGATCATCGACTCGGAAAGACCTGGATCATCGCGACCGGCCTCGGCGTGGACGGCTCGCGCTCGGAGGAACGGACGAAGCGGCAGTTTGAATTCTGGGAGGAGATACTGGGGCATGAAGACCTTTCCAACTCCCCCTCACCCGCGCTTCCGGCACGCCCACCCCTCACCCCATCCCTCTCCCCCCGTCCGGCGAGGGGAGAGGGTGCCCGAAGGGCGGGTGAGGGGTGCGCGGATGACGGGTTCACGGCCACGGATGGCGCGGTCCGTGTCCGTTCCAACCTCACCCGCGCCGCGTTCCTCGCCCGCGTCGAGCGCGCGCAGCATTACATCCGGCACGGCCACATTTATCAGGTGAACCTGTCGCAGCGGCTCTCGACGCCGAGCGTCCTCGGTGGATGGGAGTTGTTTGAGCGGCTCTGTGACGTTTCGCCCGCGCCGTTCGCGTCGTTTCTGGACTGCGGAGATTTCCAAATCGCGTCGTCGTCGCCTGAGTTGTTCCTGCGGCTGAGCGGCGCGCTCATCGCCACGCGGCCGATCAAGGGCACGCGCCCGCGCTCGACCGACGCGACTCGCGATGCGCAGCTTACCTACGAGTTGCAAACGAGCGCGAAGGAAATGGCCGAACTGGTGATGATCACCGACCTGTTGCGGAACGACCTCGGGCGCGTGTGCGAGTTTGGCAGCGTGCAGGTGCCGGAACTGGTTCGACTGGAGCGGTTCGCGCAGGTGCAGCATCTCGTGAGCACGGTCGAGGGGCGGCTGCGCGCGGGTGTGACGCACTTCGCCGCGCTGGCGTCGTGCTTTCCCGGCGGCAGCATCACGGGCGCGCCGAAATTCCGAGCGATGGAAATCATCGATGAGCTGGAGCCCGTCGCGCGCGGGCCTTACACGGGATGCCACGGCTACCTCGGCTTCAACCGCGAGAGTCAGCTCAGCATCACCATCCGCACGGCGGTGCGCACGACGGACGCCACGCATTTCAACGTCGGCGCCGGCATCGTGGCGGACTCGGTGCCGGAGACGGAATACGAGGAGACGCTTGCGAAGGCTCGCGGCTTCCTCGCCGCGCTCGCGCTGGATGTGCCGCTCAATCCTGCGCCGGCGTTGCGCCGGACTCAATCTCCCGCCTGA
- the tsaE gene encoding tRNA (adenosine(37)-N6)-threonylcarbamoyltransferase complex ATPase subunit type 1 TsaE: protein MTTVQTHSPEETLALGEQWGREAQQGLVIALCGDLGAGKTQLVKGLARGLGITARVHSPTFALLNEYRGGRLPLFHIDLYRLDTPAQVAAAGLDEFLFGPCGITVVEWAERWFTDLSCPTHHAPRPPQLMTARLEVISDSVRQITHDHPRA from the coding sequence ATGACAACCGTCCAGACGCATTCACCCGAGGAGACGCTCGCGCTCGGCGAGCAGTGGGGCCGCGAGGCACAGCAAGGGCTCGTGATCGCGCTGTGCGGCGATCTCGGCGCGGGCAAGACCCAGCTTGTGAAGGGCCTCGCGCGCGGGCTCGGCATCACGGCGCGCGTGCACTCGCCGACGTTCGCGCTCCTCAACGAATATCGCGGCGGGCGATTGCCGCTGTTTCATATCGATCTCTACCGGCTGGACACGCCCGCGCAAGTTGCCGCTGCGGGTCTCGACGAATTCCTCTTCGGCCCCTGCGGCATCACCGTGGTGGAGTGGGCCGAGCGCTGGTTCACGGACCTTTCATGCCCCACGCACCACGCGCCACGTCCACCGCAACTCATGACCGCCCGGCTCGAAGTCATTTCGGACTCCGTGCGCCAAATCACTCATGATCATCCTCGCGCTTGA
- the tsaB gene encoding tRNA (adenosine(37)-N6)-threonylcarbamoyltransferase complex dimerization subunit type 1 TsaB has protein sequence MIILALEFSSDRHSVAIARCAMGKPPVVLGEAHEQGARHIHSLALVASALTAAHVEREAVECIAIGLGPGSLTGIRSAIALAQGWQLAHGVSVQGVSSVECLAAQAHEAGLRGVIHAVLDAQRGDFYAAGYEIDDTGWRATYPLRLMSANEAGSMVGSAVCVGPGAGRLGAKGRPMFPDASALARLAGGRNVLSTIEQLEPINLRQVSFVKAAAPRKLPATGNLRSPLPRAAD, from the coding sequence ATGATCATCCTCGCGCTTGAGTTTTCATCGGACCGCCACAGCGTCGCGATCGCCCGCTGCGCGATGGGCAAACCGCCCGTGGTGCTGGGCGAAGCCCACGAGCAAGGCGCGAGGCACATTCACTCCCTCGCGCTGGTTGCGTCAGCGTTGACTGCGGCACACGTTGAGCGCGAGGCCGTGGAGTGCATCGCAATTGGCCTCGGGCCCGGCTCGTTGACGGGCATCCGCTCCGCCATCGCACTGGCCCAGGGCTGGCAACTCGCGCACGGCGTTTCCGTGCAGGGCGTGAGCAGTGTGGAGTGTCTCGCCGCGCAAGCGCACGAGGCCGGACTTCGCGGTGTGATCCATGCGGTGCTCGACGCGCAACGCGGTGACTTCTACGCCGCCGGATACGAGATCGACGACACGGGCTGGCGCGCGACTTATCCGCTTCGGCTCATGAGCGCGAACGAGGCCGGCTCGATGGTGGGAAGCGCAGTTTGCGTCGGCCCCGGGGCCGGGCGCCTCGGCGCGAAAGGCCGGCCGATGTTTCCGGACGCGTCCGCGCTGGCGCGATTGGCCGGCGGACGAAACGTGTTGTCCACGATCGAGCAACTTGAGCCGATCAACCTGCGTCAAGTGTCTTTCGTAAAGGCGGCCGCGCCGAGGAAACTTCCTGCCACCGGCAACTTGCGCTCGCCACTTCCGCGCGCGGCTGATTAG
- a CDS encoding thiamine-monophosphate kinase, which yields MTEFELIAKLTRGLPAPASVVRGVGDDCAVLDLGLTGSWVLFKTDAVVEGVHFEARTPPGKIGRKALARCLSDIAAMAGTPAHALVTLGLPPHFDPARVEAIYGGLRALAEQHNVAIVGGETTSNPAGLILSVALLGTVPKDKCLLRSGAKPGDAIFVTGTLGGSLGGRHLDFEPRLTEARWLAASFHIHAMIDVSDGLAGDLGHILNSSGVGAELRAASIPVSREAKLRAKSSSRAKPPIVAALTDGEDFELLFTVAGADAVPLTDAWKREFTDVRLTCIGKVTAEPGLRLRDERGVRSLAARSFEHFASDGNGAA from the coding sequence ATGACTGAGTTTGAGCTCATCGCGAAGCTCACCCGCGGCCTGCCGGCGCCCGCGTCCGTCGTGCGCGGCGTGGGCGACGACTGCGCGGTGCTCGACCTCGGCTTGACCGGCTCGTGGGTGCTGTTCAAGACCGACGCCGTAGTCGAGGGCGTCCACTTCGAGGCTCGAACCCCGCCCGGGAAAATCGGCCGCAAGGCGCTCGCGCGATGCCTCAGCGACATCGCCGCGATGGCCGGCACGCCTGCCCACGCGCTCGTTACGCTCGGGCTCCCACCGCACTTCGACCCGGCCCGGGTGGAGGCCATCTATGGCGGCCTCCGCGCGCTCGCGGAGCAGCACAACGTCGCAATCGTCGGCGGCGAAACGACCTCGAATCCAGCCGGGTTGATCCTCTCCGTCGCCCTGCTTGGCACCGTGCCGAAGGACAAATGCCTCCTACGCTCCGGCGCGAAACCCGGCGATGCGATCTTTGTCACCGGCACGCTCGGAGGCTCGCTAGGGGGGCGTCACCTCGACTTCGAGCCGCGCCTCACTGAAGCCCGATGGCTCGCGGCCAGTTTCCACATCCACGCGATGATCGACGTAAGCGACGGGCTTGCGGGCGACCTCGGCCACATCCTCAATTCCAGCGGAGTGGGCGCCGAACTGCGCGCGGCCTCGATCCCGGTCAGCCGCGAAGCAAAGTTGCGCGCCAAGTCGTCCTCGCGCGCCAAGCCGCCGATCGTCGCAGCACTCACGGACGGCGAGGACTTCGAACTGCTGTTCACCGTCGCCGGCGCCGATGCCGTCCCGCTGACGGACGCGTGGAAGCGGGAGTTCACCGACGTGCGGCTCACGTGCATCGGCAAAGTCACCGCCGAACCGGGGCTGCGGCTTCGTGATGAGCGCGGTGTGCGGAGCCTGGCCGCACGCAGTTTCGAGCATTTCGCATCCGACGGGAACGGAGCCGCATGA
- a CDS encoding carbonate dehydratase has product MSQLPHLLANNRRWADRMRAANPKFFENLSQLQAPKYLWIGCADSRVPANEIVGLLPGELFVHRNVANVVVHTDLNCLSVIHFAVAVLRVRHIIVCGHYGCGGVRAALNGTQVGVSENWLRHVEDVRRRNARTLAELADDDARADRLCELNVIEQAMNVCLTSVVSEAWQQGHPLDVHGWIYSLRDGLLRDVRFHAQSEAAALASYDTAADALARGLRPETAA; this is encoded by the coding sequence ATGAGCCAGCTCCCACACCTCTTGGCCAACAATCGCCGCTGGGCGGACCGGATGCGCGCCGCCAACCCGAAGTTCTTCGAGAACCTCTCGCAGCTTCAAGCTCCGAAGTATCTGTGGATCGGTTGCGCCGACAGCCGCGTGCCTGCGAACGAGATCGTCGGTTTGCTGCCGGGCGAACTCTTCGTCCACCGCAACGTGGCAAACGTCGTTGTGCACACGGACCTGAACTGCCTCTCGGTGATCCACTTTGCGGTGGCCGTGCTGCGCGTGCGGCACATCATCGTGTGCGGCCATTACGGCTGCGGCGGCGTGCGCGCCGCATTGAACGGCACACAGGTCGGCGTCAGTGAAAACTGGCTGCGCCATGTCGAGGACGTCCGACGGCGCAACGCCCGCACGCTCGCGGAGCTTGCGGATGACGACGCCCGCGCCGACCGGCTTTGCGAGCTCAACGTGATCGAGCAGGCGATGAACGTGTGCCTCACCTCCGTGGTTTCCGAAGCGTGGCAGCAAGGCCATCCGCTCGACGTGCACGGCTGGATTTACAGCTTGCGCGACGGCTTGCTGCGCGACGTGCGCTTCCACGCCCAGAGCGAGGCCGCGGCACTCGCCAGTTACGACACCGCCGCCGACGCGCTCGCCCGCGGCCTCCGACCGGAGACCGCCGCGTGA
- a CDS encoding magnesium transporter, which produces MESKPDPLVQPVTSLARRDFTALPQELTVAQALDHIRTQGVGEKIIYFYVVDADGCLAGVLPTRRLLTGVLDQRIRDLMIERVIAIPHTATVMDACELFLCHKFLAFPVVDAERKLVGVVDVGLFTEEVVDVSERERMDDVFQTIGFRVAEVQNASPATAFRFRFPWLLATIASGTVCAMLAGAYETTLAGSLVLAFFLTLVLGLGESVSAQSVTVTVQAIHGLKHTWAWFWSAFRRELGTASLLGGTCGAAVVAVVWLWRGEAAPALVIGGSVCASVVTASLLGVAIPALLHGLKLDPKIAAGPVTLAVVDIFTLLFYFNLARVAL; this is translated from the coding sequence CCGTCGCGCAGGCGCTCGACCACATCCGCACCCAGGGCGTCGGCGAGAAGATCATCTATTTCTACGTCGTGGACGCCGACGGCTGTCTCGCGGGGGTGCTCCCGACGCGCCGCCTGCTCACCGGCGTGCTCGACCAGCGCATCCGCGACCTCATGATCGAGCGTGTCATCGCCATCCCGCACACGGCCACGGTCATGGACGCCTGCGAGCTCTTCCTCTGCCACAAGTTCCTCGCGTTTCCCGTGGTGGATGCGGAGCGCAAACTCGTCGGCGTCGTGGATGTTGGCCTCTTCACCGAGGAAGTCGTGGATGTCTCCGAACGCGAGCGCATGGATGACGTGTTTCAAACGATCGGCTTCCGCGTGGCCGAAGTGCAGAACGCCTCGCCCGCAACGGCGTTCCGCTTCCGCTTCCCGTGGCTGCTCGCGACCATCGCGAGCGGAACGGTCTGCGCGATGCTGGCCGGGGCTTACGAAACGACGCTGGCGGGAAGCCTCGTGCTCGCGTTCTTCCTCACGCTTGTGCTCGGCCTCGGCGAAAGCGTGAGCGCGCAGTCGGTGACGGTGACGGTGCAGGCAATCCACGGGTTGAAGCACACGTGGGCGTGGTTCTGGAGCGCGTTCCGGCGCGAACTCGGGACCGCGTCGCTGCTCGGCGGCACGTGCGGCGCGGCGGTGGTCGCGGTCGTGTGGTTGTGGCGCGGCGAGGCCGCTCCCGCGCTCGTGATCGGCGGCAGCGTGTGCGCGAGCGTGGTGACGGCGAGCCTGCTCGGGGTGGCAATCCCGGCGTTGCTGCACGGGCTCAAGCTCGATCCGAAGATCGCCGCCGGCCCGGTCACGCTCGCGGTGGTGGACATCTTCACGTTGCTCTTTTACTTCAACCTCGCGAGGGTGGCGCTGTAG
- the glgA gene encoding glycogen synthase GlgA — MAARPSARRARLDLQLARRLAARRALPRPERGRGTRQLRHRRRRARPRPPTGDRRVRILQASGEVFPYSKTGGLADMVGALAKALAHEGHDVGVVTPLYRGIHGRFPLQQTDLVVNLPLGAARVQGRILTLQPHPRLTIYFVDQPGFFDRPALYAENNVDYPDNAERFTFLAKCVAHLARTLPLKPEVVHIHDWQVGLVPALLRDLSMRDGSRAPRTVLTIHNLAYQGHFSRETHELTSLPWEYFTPEGVEFHGGLNCLKAAIVYADQVTTVSPRYAREITTEEFGCGLDPVLRARQHKLTGILNGVDYDEWRTSKNPHLKHAYTPRRLAGKLDCKLDLQRELGLPIRDDIPLFASITRLVDQKGVDIQLGALEEMLPADFQFVLLGTGAPAFEKAYQQLARRFPQKVAVKIGYDHGLSHRIEAASDFFLMPSRFEPCGLNQMYSLRYGAVPIVRAVGGLDDSTVDATEDPARADAIKLHEFSARALTKAIRKALVLWYHPHIMREYRRHGMAADFSWGQTTAKYLEVFATA, encoded by the coding sequence GTGGCAGCAAGGCCATCCGCTCGACGTGCACGGCTGGATTTACAGCTTGCGCGACGGCTTGCTGCGCGACGTGCGCTTCCACGCCCAGAGCGAGGCCGCGGCACTCGCCAGTTACGACACCGCCGCCGACGCGCTCGCCCGCGGCCTCCGACCGGAGACCGCCGCGTGAGAATTCTCCAGGCCAGCGGCGAAGTCTTCCCGTATTCCAAGACGGGCGGCCTCGCGGACATGGTCGGCGCGCTCGCCAAGGCGCTTGCGCATGAAGGCCACGACGTCGGCGTCGTCACGCCGCTGTATCGCGGCATCCACGGCAGGTTCCCTTTGCAGCAGACGGACCTCGTCGTGAACCTCCCGCTTGGCGCGGCGCGCGTGCAGGGCCGCATCCTCACGCTCCAGCCGCACCCGCGGCTCACGATTTACTTCGTGGACCAGCCGGGATTCTTCGACCGGCCCGCCCTGTATGCCGAAAACAACGTGGACTATCCCGACAACGCGGAGCGGTTCACGTTCCTCGCGAAGTGCGTCGCGCATCTCGCGCGCACACTGCCGCTCAAGCCCGAGGTCGTGCACATCCACGACTGGCAGGTCGGCCTCGTCCCCGCGCTGTTGCGCGACCTCTCGATGCGCGACGGTTCGCGCGCGCCGCGCACGGTTCTCACGATTCACAACCTCGCGTATCAGGGCCACTTCAGCCGCGAGACCCACGAACTCACGAGCCTGCCGTGGGAATACTTCACACCCGAGGGCGTGGAATTCCACGGCGGACTCAACTGCCTCAAGGCCGCAATCGTGTATGCCGACCAAGTCACGACGGTGAGTCCGCGATACGCGCGGGAGATCACCACGGAGGAATTCGGCTGCGGGCTCGACCCCGTGCTGCGCGCGCGGCAGCACAAACTGACCGGCATCCTGAACGGCGTGGACTACGATGAATGGCGCACCTCGAAAAACCCGCACCTCAAGCACGCTTACACGCCCCGCCGCCTCGCGGGCAAACTCGACTGCAAGCTCGACCTCCAGCGCGAGCTCGGCCTGCCCATCCGCGACGACATCCCGCTCTTCGCCAGCATCACGCGGCTCGTGGACCAGAAGGGCGTGGACATCCAGCTCGGCGCGCTCGAGGAGATGCTGCCCGCGGACTTTCAGTTCGTGCTGCTCGGCACCGGCGCGCCGGCGTTCGAGAAGGCGTATCAGCAGCTTGCCCGGCGCTTCCCGCAGAAGGTCGCCGTGAAGATTGGCTACGACCACGGCCTTTCGCACCGCATCGAGGCCGCGAGCGATTTCTTCCTGATGCCGTCGCGCTTTGAGCCGTGCGGATTGAACCAGATGTATTCGCTGCGCTACGGCGCGGTGCCGATCGTGCGCGCCGTCGGCGGGCTTGACGACTCGACCGTGGACGCCACCGAGGACCCCGCGCGCGCCGACGCGATCAAGCTGCACGAGTTCAGCGCGCGCGCCCTCACCAAGGCCATCCGCAAGGCGCTCGTGCTGTGGTATCACCCGCACATCATGCGCGAATATCGCCGGCACGGCATGGCCGCGGATTTTTCGTGGGGCCAGACCACCGCGAAGTATCTGGAAGTGTTTGCAACGGCGTGA
- a CDS encoding CPBP family intramembrane metalloprotease codes for MLATKPWRPELVLRLMLAVVVSMSVVSLAMAALLPPGLHETGSGRFLQLLGGTVGFHWAALLFIALFVRAHGMKAREAFGFDSGNAMRSIGFGLLAGVLILPVCWALGEFSAWLMTHFKQAPAPQFTVQAIQSIVAPDQQAYAAFAALVLAPVVEEMLFRGILYPAVKQLGHPRLALWGTSFFFAIIHANAMTFLPLLVLSLLLTLLYERTGNLLAPLSTHMLFNLANYLLLTFQPELSRAFPTHP; via the coding sequence ATGCTCGCAACAAAACCCTGGCGTCCCGAATTGGTCCTCCGCCTGATGCTCGCGGTGGTGGTCAGCATGTCGGTGGTATCACTCGCGATGGCCGCACTGCTGCCGCCGGGATTGCACGAGACAGGTTCGGGCCGATTCCTTCAACTGCTCGGCGGGACGGTGGGGTTCCACTGGGCTGCGCTGCTCTTCATCGCGCTGTTTGTTCGCGCCCATGGGATGAAGGCGCGGGAGGCATTTGGATTCGATTCGGGCAATGCCATGCGGTCGATTGGATTCGGATTGCTCGCGGGCGTGCTCATCCTGCCCGTGTGCTGGGCCCTCGGTGAGTTCTCGGCGTGGTTGATGACGCATTTCAAGCAAGCTCCCGCGCCGCAGTTCACAGTTCAGGCCATCCAGAGCATCGTCGCGCCGGACCAGCAGGCTTACGCCGCCTTCGCCGCGCTGGTGCTCGCACCCGTGGTCGAGGAGATGCTCTTCCGCGGAATCCTCTACCCGGCCGTGAAGCAACTCGGTCATCCGCGACTCGCGCTCTGGGGAACTTCATTCTTCTTCGCCATCATTCACGCGAACGCGATGACGTTCCTCCCGCTCCTTGTTTTGTCGCTGCTGCTCACGCTCCTCTACGAACGCACCGGCAATTTGCTCGCGCCCCTCTCCACGCACATGCTCTTCAACCTCGCCAATTACCTCCTGCTCACGTTTCAACCGGAGTTGTCGCGCGCCTTTCCAACGCATCCATGA